The DNA sequence GTGACAACCTTGGTGATACTTGCCGGCGGCCTTGGCTTGTACGGGTTTTTGGCAAACAACACCTGCCCGCTGCCGGCTTCCATCAATATAACGGAGTCGGCCCTGAGCCAGAATTTTTGGGCAGCGTCCAGGGGCCTGCTTGAGCCAAACAGCAGCAGGACCACCATCAGAAAACAACCGATTGTATTAGCCATTTTTTCCTGCCTCCTTTTAAAGGCCAGCGAACTGTATTATTATCGGGCAGGCAGCTCGCTTTTATTACTGTTCCAGGCAGGAAAAACGGCCTTTAAAGTAATGGGGACACACCTCTTAAATTGGAGGTGAGAAGTGAGAAGTTAGAAGTTGGAAGTCAGACCCCCATACCGCCTATGCGGCGCTACCATCGGAGGATGAAAAAGTCAGGCAACAGACTTTAATCTGGTACTGGCGTAGCCAGTACCTACAAGTTTCCCACATCTAGCCTCTCACATCCCACCTCAATTCTGCAGATATCTTTAAGAGGACATAAAATACATTTCGGATCTGTCGTTTTGCACAGGCGGTGACCCAGACAATCTATCAGTGCGTGATATTCATTAAAAAGCTCTGCCTGATGAGGCAGAGCACGCATAAAATAGTCCTGCATCACCTGGTAACCCGCATCTGGCGAAAAAACACCGAGGCGGTGAAATATTCTTCTGGTATACGCATCAACGACGAAAATTGGCTTTTTGGCAGCGTAAAGAATAATGCTGTCAGCTGTTTCCGGGCCAATGCCATAAACCTGCAGCAGCCGGGCTCGGAGGCTTAATGGCGGCAGATTAAACATTTCCGCCAGATTCCCGCCGAATTCCTCCATAATTAAACCTGCCAGAGCTTTAAGCTTTTTAGCCTTCGCCTTGTAATACCTGGAAGGAACAATCAGTTCCTCCAGCAAGGAAAGCTCAACATGGTACAAGGCTTCCGGGTTCATTAAACCTCTTTGTTTCAAAAGAGCGATTGCCTTTTCCACATTACGCCAGGCCACGTTTTGGGTGAGCACCGCCCCAGCCATCACCTCGAACTCGGTCTCAGCAGGCCACCAGTGTCTGGGTCCGTAATGATCATACAATTTTTGATAGACCTCCAGCAAAAATTTTTGCTCCCCCAGCAAATACTTTCCCCCTCTAATCCGAATTTTCCCAGTGGTTTTTTAACTATTCCAGGAATGAGCGCGGCCAGCCCAACGCATAATAGCAAAGAAATATTACCTGTCGAGGTGACCAAAATGAAGGTTGTTGTTGATCCGGATCTTTGCATTGCTTGCGGCACCTGCATCGACATCTGCCCTGAAGTTTATGGCTGGAATGACGAAGGCATTGCCCACAGCATCGTTGATGAAGTGCCCGCTGAAGATGAAGAAAGCGCCCGAGAAGCTTTGGAATCATGCCCCACGGATGCTATTAAGGACTAATAATCAGCCCGTTCAGGAGGCAGGAGGCAAGAAGGGACAAGTGGCTTCTGGTCTCCAATCATTCAGCCCTACTGAGCACTAACTGCTGACTACCCTATTAGCCGGCTGGAAGCCGGCTCTACCGACGACTGCCCCATTAGCCGGCTGGAAGCCGGCTCTTCCAACGACCAAATTTAGAAGTACTCCGCGGTTACTTCCTTTCCCTTCTGGCGCAGAAGCTCAATTATACTTTCCACTATTTGGTGTTTCATGGCTAGAATCACCGGAATATCCGGGCTTTGATGAGCCGGATTGATGGCCCGCCCTACGATAAAGTGAACGTTATCCGCATCCATCAGGACAGCCGCCAGCCTGCTGGCGCCGTCCCTTTTGCCTTTAAGAGCCCTGGAAGAACCGCCTCTGGCCAGGATGGACCTGGTTTCCGCCAGGGTCAACATCCCTTCTGTAGTCAAGTCGATCCCTTCAATTTCCGCTACCGGCGGAACCCCGCCTGCCAAAGAGGTCAGATCAACCTTGAGTTTTTTTTCTGTAATCCGGGCAACCATCTGGGCAGTAGTTCCGCCGCAGACTACCTTAATACCATCTCTTTCGCGCAATCGCTTCACTGCTTCCCTATCCTGACCAGGATTGACCGGTGGGCCAACCAGAGCAGACAAATACTTGGGCATCCTGGCTTTCACCACTACCACCGTAGCATCGTCCCCTGGCTTTCCCGCATAAAGCCTATTGCATAATTCCAGCACCTCTGTCACCAATTCTTCGGCGGACATATCCGCACTGACAATATTACGGATGTAACTTTCAACCCGGTCCCAGCCCCAACCCAGGTTCCAAACTCCGCCGATTCCGGCATGCAAAACACCGTCGGTTAAGAGCACCATCCAGTCCCCATTTTCGATGGTGAAGTTGGCTTCCTGGATTTTTCTTTCCCCGATTGTGGTTTCTGTCTTTTTTAAGAACATGGTTTGCTTTTTGCGGATTAACATCACCGGTGGATTGTCATAGTCTGCAAGATATATCTG is a window from the Syntrophomonadaceae bacterium genome containing:
- a CDS encoding endonuclease III domain-containing protein; the encoded protein is MRIRGGKYLLGEQKFLLEVYQKLYDHYGPRHWWPAETEFEVMAGAVLTQNVAWRNVEKAIALLKQRGLMNPEALYHVELSLLEELIVPSRYYKAKAKKLKALAGLIMEEFGGNLAEMFNLPPLSLRARLLQVYGIGPETADSIILYAAKKPIFVVDAYTRRIFHRLGVFSPDAGYQVMQDYFMRALPHQAELFNEYHALIDCLGHRLCKTTDPKCILCPLKDICRIEVGCERLDVGNL
- a CDS encoding ferredoxin, encoding MKVVVDPDLCIACGTCIDICPEVYGWNDEGIAHSIVDEVPAEDEESAREALESCPTDAIKD
- a CDS encoding serine/threonine-protein phosphatase — encoded protein: MALSLKNPLYIETAAGQLCKAGEELCGDSLSITRTNGSTIIIVSDGLGSGVKANILSSLTTRMAATMLKEGSKVDAVIDVLANTLPVCKVRNLAYSTFTIAQIKRDDGQIYLADYDNPPVMLIRKKQTMFLKKTETTIGERKIQEANFTIENGDWMVLLTDGVLHAGIGGVWNLGWGWDRVESYIRNIVSADMSAEELVTEVLELCNRLYAGKPGDDATVVVVKARMPKYLSALVGPPVNPGQDREAVKRLRERDGIKVVCGGTTAQMVARITEKKLKVDLTSLAGGVPPVAEIEGIDLTTEGMLTLAETRSILARGGSSRALKGKRDGASRLAAVLMDADNVHFIVGRAINPAHQSPDIPVILAMKHQIVESIIELLRQKGKEVTAEYF